In one window of Cheilinus undulatus linkage group 23, ASM1832078v1, whole genome shotgun sequence DNA:
- the prickle1b gene encoding prickle-like protein 1b isoform X2, giving the protein MNLERSERGERPSARGPEMEPRAGGKMGKISVGFQRSSTSDDDSGCALEEYAWVPPGLRPEQVQMYFSCLPEDKVPYVNSPGEKYRIRQLLYQLPPHDNELRYCHSLSEEEKRELLMFSAQRKREALGRGTPKILPRALQHTRCENCAGGINGGEMAIFASRAGPSPCWHPACFVCVTCQELLVDLIYFFQNGKILCGRHHAELLKPRCSSCDEIIFADECTEAEGRHWHMKHFACFECETMLGGQRYIMKDGRPYCCGCFESLYAEYCEACGENIGVDHAQMTYEGVHWHATDQCFCCAQCKTSLLGCPFLPKQGRIYCSKACSQGEDIHASDSSDSAFQSARSRESRRSVRMGKSSRPSEQWRQSQVLNPPPTVPSLEYKFADGEADGHADCDIGIIGRKLAHLGLKEERFWRDHEEQDACGEEDPEEWAQHDDYMTQLLLKFGDPGMLHQIQQPILKSPSPSSDKNRKMSVSDPWLRPDSASTRVTASSPTPASPTQSQTSCQSHANSLSPGLMSKKNLPEMYWAQSQDGMGDSAYGSHPGPASARKIQELELDQDQDQSGTGRQAFWQDNRQWYDDSLECIADELRKVGQGAGDSMDSLALSNITGASVDGDGRDRPIVYTLAMRDPSMPDDCEKMSNMGTFNSSHLHHSANSLNLNLDKGDEEGVALAIRAGTPGGLIPLSPQSEGIPSSFVHAPALRRSKSQSRPPQMVKFSEDTVDNGYNDGFDVNIRRHPMSERPQRRVYCPDEMGRERGRPASHHGRTRQHHHQHHGQGRHHKSRKTRSDNNLHMVPLDKVQRPYEHQQQGLGNPLHSPMLLQHPAHRMPMAYSQSRPDFMPQGSAQGDPRVKHFMDLYRDDDDCCSTCSSSSSDSEEEGYFLGQPIPQPRAVGRYYAEDYPTRVTALSSQFHGSQTGRRKGHRSKNCIIS; this is encoded by the exons ATGAATCTGGAGCGCAGTGAAAGAGGGGAGCGTCCCTCTGCTCGTGGCCCTGAGATGGAGCCCCGTGCCGGGGGGAAGATGGGGAAGATTTCAGTGGGCTTCCAGAGGAGCTCCACGTCCGATGACGACTCTGGGTGTGCGCTGGAGGAGTACGCATGGGTGCCACCAGGACTCAGGCCTGAGCAG GTGCAGATGTATTTCTCCTGTCTACCAGAGGACAAGGTGCCGTACGTGAACAGCCCCGGAGAGAAGTACAGGATTCGACAGCTCCTTTATCAGCTGCCGCCGCATGACAACGAG TTGCGTTACTGCCACTCTCTCAGCgaagaggaaaagagggagCTCCTTATGTTCAGCGcccagaggaagagagaggcaCTTGGGAGAGGAACACCCAAGATCTTGCCCCGAGCTCTGCAGCACACACGCTGTGAAAAT tGTGCCGGGGGAATCAACGGAGGAGAGATGGCAATCTTTGCCTCCAGAGCAGGGCCGAGCCCCTGCTGGCACCCAGCATGCTTTGTGTGCGTCACGTGTCAAGAGCTTCTGGTGGATCTGATCTATTTCTTCCAAAATGGCAAGATCCTCTGTGGACGACACCATGCTGAGCTTCTCAAACCTCGATGCTCTTCTTGTGATGAG ATCATTTTTGCAGATGAGTGCACGGAAGCTGAGGGTCGCCACTGGCACATGAAGCACTTTGCCTGTTTCGAGTGTGAAACGATGCTTGGTGGGCAACGCTACATCATGAAAGATGGACGGCCATACTGCTGTGGATGCTTTGAGTCGCTGTATGCAGAGTATTGCGAGGCCTGTGGCGAAAACATTG GTGTAGACCATGCCCAGATGACCTACGAAGGTGTACACTGGCATGCCACTGACCAGTGCTTCTGCTGTGCCCAGTGCAAGACATCATTGCTTGGCTGCCCCTTCCTACCAAAGCAGGGTCGCATCTATTGCTCAAAGGCCTGCAGCCAGGGGGAAGACATCCATGCATCAGACTCGTCTGATTCTGCCTTCCAGTCTGCCCGTTCCCGTGAGTCTCGCCGCAGCGTTCGCATGGGGAAGAGTAGCAGGCCTTCTGAGCAGTGGAGACAGTCGCAGGTGCTCAACCCTCCTCCCACAGTTCCCTCTCTTGAGTACAAGTTTGCAGATGGAGAGGCTGATGGGCATGCTGATTGTGATATTGGAATTATTGGGCGCAAGCTGGCCCACCTAGGATTGAAAGAGGAGAGGTTCTGGAGGGATCATGAGGAGCAGGATGCTTGTGGAGAGGAGGATCCAGAGGAGTGGGCCCAGCATGATGACTACATGACCCAGCTCTTGCTCAAGTTTGGTGATCCAGGAATGTTGCACCAAATTCAGCAGCCGATACTTAAATCTCCCAGCCCTAGCagtgataaaaacaggaaaatgagtGTCTCTGATCCCTGGCTAAGGCCTGATTCTGCATCCACAAGGGTAACAGCCTCCTCTCCCACCCCTGCCAGTCCTACTCAGAGCCAGACGTCATGTCAGTCTCATGCCAACAGCCTTAGCCCTGGACTGATGAGCAAGAAAAACCTGCCTGAAATGTACTGGGCGCAATCGCAAGACGGTATGGGAGACTCTGCCTACGGGAGTCATCCAGGTCCTGCAAGTGCAAGAAAGATTCAAGAGCTGGAGTTAGACCAGGATCAGGACCAATCTGGGACAGGACGGCAGGCTTTTTGGCAAGACAACAGGCAGTGGTACGATGACTCTCTGGAGTGCATTGCTGATGAGCTGAGAAAAGTTGGACAGGGTGCTGGAGACTCCATGGACTCCCTGGCACTCTCAAACATCACTG GCGCATCAGTGGATGGAGATGGCAGGGACAGGCCTATAGTCTACACCCTTGCCATGCGCGATCCCTCAATGCCAGATGACTGTGAGAAGATGAGCAACATGGGAACCTTTAATTCATCTCATCTTCACCACAGTGCCAACTCTTTAAACCTTAACTTGGACAAGGGAGACGAGGAGGGAGTGGCCCTTGCAATTAGGGCCGGCACACCAGGTGGACTAATCCCCTTGTCTCCACAGTCAGAAGGTATCCCTTCCTCCTTTGTCCATGCTCCAGCTCTGAGAAGGAGCAAGTCTCAGTCAAGGCCTCCTCAGATGGTCAAGTTCTCAGAAGATACTGTGGATAATGGATACAATGATGGGTTTGATGTCAATATAAGAAGACATCCAATGAGTGAAAGGCCTCAGCGGAGGGTATACTGCCCAGATGAAAtgggcagagagagaggccGCCCAGCAAGCCACCATGGGCGTACCAGGCAGCACCACCACCAACATCATGGCCAAGGCCGGCACCACAAGAGCCGCAAAACCAGATCAGACAACAACCTTCACATGGTGCCTTTGGACAAAGTACAGAGGCCCTATGAGCACCAACAGCAAGGTCTAGGAAACCCTCTTCATAGCCCAATGCTCCTACAGCATCCTGCACACAGGATGCCAATGGCTTACAGCCAATCAAGGCCTGACTTTATGCCTCAGGGTTCAGCTCAAGGAGACCCACGGGTTAAACATTTCATGGATCTTTACAGGGATGATGATGACTGTTGCTCCACTTGCTCTTCTTCATCATCGGACTCTGAGGAAGAGGGCTATTTTCTGGGTCAGCCGATCCCTCAACCTCGAGCAGTTGGGCGCTACTACGCTGAGGACTACCCAACAAGGGTTACAGCGCTATCTTCACAGTTCCATGGCTCACAGACAGGTCGCAGAAAGGGCCATCGCTCCAAAAACTGTATCATTTCTTAA
- the prickle1b gene encoding prickle-like protein 1b isoform X1 — translation MLLLERRCAMNLERSERGERPSARGPEMEPRAGGKMGKISVGFQRSSTSDDDSGCALEEYAWVPPGLRPEQVQMYFSCLPEDKVPYVNSPGEKYRIRQLLYQLPPHDNELRYCHSLSEEEKRELLMFSAQRKREALGRGTPKILPRALQHTRCENCAGGINGGEMAIFASRAGPSPCWHPACFVCVTCQELLVDLIYFFQNGKILCGRHHAELLKPRCSSCDEIIFADECTEAEGRHWHMKHFACFECETMLGGQRYIMKDGRPYCCGCFESLYAEYCEACGENIGVDHAQMTYEGVHWHATDQCFCCAQCKTSLLGCPFLPKQGRIYCSKACSQGEDIHASDSSDSAFQSARSRESRRSVRMGKSSRPSEQWRQSQVLNPPPTVPSLEYKFADGEADGHADCDIGIIGRKLAHLGLKEERFWRDHEEQDACGEEDPEEWAQHDDYMTQLLLKFGDPGMLHQIQQPILKSPSPSSDKNRKMSVSDPWLRPDSASTRVTASSPTPASPTQSQTSCQSHANSLSPGLMSKKNLPEMYWAQSQDGMGDSAYGSHPGPASARKIQELELDQDQDQSGTGRQAFWQDNRQWYDDSLECIADELRKVGQGAGDSMDSLALSNITGASVDGDGRDRPIVYTLAMRDPSMPDDCEKMSNMGTFNSSHLHHSANSLNLNLDKGDEEGVALAIRAGTPGGLIPLSPQSEGIPSSFVHAPALRRSKSQSRPPQMVKFSEDTVDNGYNDGFDVNIRRHPMSERPQRRVYCPDEMGRERGRPASHHGRTRQHHHQHHGQGRHHKSRKTRSDNNLHMVPLDKVQRPYEHQQQGLGNPLHSPMLLQHPAHRMPMAYSQSRPDFMPQGSAQGDPRVKHFMDLYRDDDDCCSTCSSSSSDSEEEGYFLGQPIPQPRAVGRYYAEDYPTRVTALSSQFHGSQTGRRKGHRSKNCIIS, via the exons CGCCGGTGTGCCATGAATCTGGAGCGCAGTGAAAGAGGGGAGCGTCCCTCTGCTCGTGGCCCTGAGATGGAGCCCCGTGCCGGGGGGAAGATGGGGAAGATTTCAGTGGGCTTCCAGAGGAGCTCCACGTCCGATGACGACTCTGGGTGTGCGCTGGAGGAGTACGCATGGGTGCCACCAGGACTCAGGCCTGAGCAG GTGCAGATGTATTTCTCCTGTCTACCAGAGGACAAGGTGCCGTACGTGAACAGCCCCGGAGAGAAGTACAGGATTCGACAGCTCCTTTATCAGCTGCCGCCGCATGACAACGAG TTGCGTTACTGCCACTCTCTCAGCgaagaggaaaagagggagCTCCTTATGTTCAGCGcccagaggaagagagaggcaCTTGGGAGAGGAACACCCAAGATCTTGCCCCGAGCTCTGCAGCACACACGCTGTGAAAAT tGTGCCGGGGGAATCAACGGAGGAGAGATGGCAATCTTTGCCTCCAGAGCAGGGCCGAGCCCCTGCTGGCACCCAGCATGCTTTGTGTGCGTCACGTGTCAAGAGCTTCTGGTGGATCTGATCTATTTCTTCCAAAATGGCAAGATCCTCTGTGGACGACACCATGCTGAGCTTCTCAAACCTCGATGCTCTTCTTGTGATGAG ATCATTTTTGCAGATGAGTGCACGGAAGCTGAGGGTCGCCACTGGCACATGAAGCACTTTGCCTGTTTCGAGTGTGAAACGATGCTTGGTGGGCAACGCTACATCATGAAAGATGGACGGCCATACTGCTGTGGATGCTTTGAGTCGCTGTATGCAGAGTATTGCGAGGCCTGTGGCGAAAACATTG GTGTAGACCATGCCCAGATGACCTACGAAGGTGTACACTGGCATGCCACTGACCAGTGCTTCTGCTGTGCCCAGTGCAAGACATCATTGCTTGGCTGCCCCTTCCTACCAAAGCAGGGTCGCATCTATTGCTCAAAGGCCTGCAGCCAGGGGGAAGACATCCATGCATCAGACTCGTCTGATTCTGCCTTCCAGTCTGCCCGTTCCCGTGAGTCTCGCCGCAGCGTTCGCATGGGGAAGAGTAGCAGGCCTTCTGAGCAGTGGAGACAGTCGCAGGTGCTCAACCCTCCTCCCACAGTTCCCTCTCTTGAGTACAAGTTTGCAGATGGAGAGGCTGATGGGCATGCTGATTGTGATATTGGAATTATTGGGCGCAAGCTGGCCCACCTAGGATTGAAAGAGGAGAGGTTCTGGAGGGATCATGAGGAGCAGGATGCTTGTGGAGAGGAGGATCCAGAGGAGTGGGCCCAGCATGATGACTACATGACCCAGCTCTTGCTCAAGTTTGGTGATCCAGGAATGTTGCACCAAATTCAGCAGCCGATACTTAAATCTCCCAGCCCTAGCagtgataaaaacaggaaaatgagtGTCTCTGATCCCTGGCTAAGGCCTGATTCTGCATCCACAAGGGTAACAGCCTCCTCTCCCACCCCTGCCAGTCCTACTCAGAGCCAGACGTCATGTCAGTCTCATGCCAACAGCCTTAGCCCTGGACTGATGAGCAAGAAAAACCTGCCTGAAATGTACTGGGCGCAATCGCAAGACGGTATGGGAGACTCTGCCTACGGGAGTCATCCAGGTCCTGCAAGTGCAAGAAAGATTCAAGAGCTGGAGTTAGACCAGGATCAGGACCAATCTGGGACAGGACGGCAGGCTTTTTGGCAAGACAACAGGCAGTGGTACGATGACTCTCTGGAGTGCATTGCTGATGAGCTGAGAAAAGTTGGACAGGGTGCTGGAGACTCCATGGACTCCCTGGCACTCTCAAACATCACTG GCGCATCAGTGGATGGAGATGGCAGGGACAGGCCTATAGTCTACACCCTTGCCATGCGCGATCCCTCAATGCCAGATGACTGTGAGAAGATGAGCAACATGGGAACCTTTAATTCATCTCATCTTCACCACAGTGCCAACTCTTTAAACCTTAACTTGGACAAGGGAGACGAGGAGGGAGTGGCCCTTGCAATTAGGGCCGGCACACCAGGTGGACTAATCCCCTTGTCTCCACAGTCAGAAGGTATCCCTTCCTCCTTTGTCCATGCTCCAGCTCTGAGAAGGAGCAAGTCTCAGTCAAGGCCTCCTCAGATGGTCAAGTTCTCAGAAGATACTGTGGATAATGGATACAATGATGGGTTTGATGTCAATATAAGAAGACATCCAATGAGTGAAAGGCCTCAGCGGAGGGTATACTGCCCAGATGAAAtgggcagagagagaggccGCCCAGCAAGCCACCATGGGCGTACCAGGCAGCACCACCACCAACATCATGGCCAAGGCCGGCACCACAAGAGCCGCAAAACCAGATCAGACAACAACCTTCACATGGTGCCTTTGGACAAAGTACAGAGGCCCTATGAGCACCAACAGCAAGGTCTAGGAAACCCTCTTCATAGCCCAATGCTCCTACAGCATCCTGCACACAGGATGCCAATGGCTTACAGCCAATCAAGGCCTGACTTTATGCCTCAGGGTTCAGCTCAAGGAGACCCACGGGTTAAACATTTCATGGATCTTTACAGGGATGATGATGACTGTTGCTCCACTTGCTCTTCTTCATCATCGGACTCTGAGGAAGAGGGCTATTTTCTGGGTCAGCCGATCCCTCAACCTCGAGCAGTTGGGCGCTACTACGCTGAGGACTACCCAACAAGGGTTACAGCGCTATCTTCACAGTTCCATGGCTCACAGACAGGTCGCAGAAAGGGCCATCGCTCCAAAAACTGTATCATTTCTTAA